Proteins encoded within one genomic window of Episyrphus balteatus chromosome 1, idEpiBalt1.1, whole genome shotgun sequence:
- the LOC129907764 gene encoding probable peroxisomal acyl-coenzyme A oxidase 1, which yields MPSSVQKINPDIQKERNNATFNTQEFTLWWVGGEQRYKEKKALEKDFLEDPELMDKIPISYLSHKELYEEGVRKATIISNKIRVMRQEGNDGIDTYTALLGGSLGSALIKEGNPLTLHYVMFVPTIMGQGTVDQQVEWLSKAWDCEIIGTYAQTEMGHGTFLRGLETRADYDPKTQEFILNSPTITAYKWWPGGLGHTANHAVVMAQLYTKGQHHGIQPFIVQLRDENTHMPMPGIDIGEIGTKLGMKSVNNGYLGFKNVRVPRMNMLMKNSQVLPDGTFVAPKSSLLTYGTMMFVRVALIRDTAMALGKASTIATRYSAVRRQSPIDPNEPEPQIMDHVTQQLKLFPQIAKAIAFKLTGDYVWTMYNNVTGELEQGNLDRLPEMHAISCCLKAICSADAAAGAETCRLACGGHGYMDASNFPTIYGMATAVCTYEGENTVMLLQTARYLVKVYETALNGGKLVPTVQYIKEAIDAKVFANFDGSLLSIVKAFQFVAANKVRIAYDRLERSKSQGHGPEKAANLTGIELTQAADLHGRAFLALSAYTEIKNICKNVSMALSKVLLDILELYLLDSCLNRIGDFLMFIDLSEKEVGDLEIRREACLARIRPNAVAIVDGFDFHDRMLDSTLGCYDGNVYEKMFEVAKMSPLNREPVNKSFDAYLKPFMKANL from the exons ATGCCTTCATCCGTCCAAAAGATTAATCCTGATATTCAAAAGGAACGAAACAATGCTACATTCAATACTCAAGAGTTTACTCTTTGGTGGGTTGGTGGCGAGCAAAGATACAAAGAAAAGAAAGCACTAG AAAAGGACTTCCTGGAAGATCCAGAGCTCATGGACAAAATACCCATCTCTTATCTCTCACACAAAGAGCTATATGAGGAAGGTGTCCGTAAAGCAACAATTATTAGCAACAAAATTCGTGTTATGCGTCAAGAAGGCAACGATGGAATCGATACTTACAC TGCCCTTCTAGGAGGTTCCCTCGGCTCAGCTTTAATCAAAGAAGGTAACCCTCTTACTCTTCACTATGTGATGTTTGTCCCAACAATCATGGGTCAAGGAACCGTGGATCAACAAGTCGAATGGCTATCAAAAGCTTGGGATTGTGAAATTATTGGAACATATGCTCAAACCGAAATGGGTCATGGAACATTTTTGCGTGGTCTAGAAACTCGAGCTGATTATGATCCAAAGACACAAGAATTCATTCTCAACTCACCGACAATCACAGCATACAAATGGTGGCCAGGAGGAT TGGGTCACACAGCAAATCATGCTGTAGTTATGGCACAACTTTATACCAAGGGTCAACATCATGGCATTCAACCTTTCATTGTGCAGTTGCGTGATGAAAATACTCATATGCCAATGCCAGGTATTGATATTGGAGAAATCGGTACAAAACTTGGCATGAAGAGTGTCAACAATGGTTATTTGGGATTCAAGAATGTTCGAGTTCCACGGATGAATATGCTCATGAAGAATTCCCAAGTTCTACCCGATGGGACATTTGTAGCTCCAAAATCTTCATTATTGACTTATGGAACTATGATGTTTGTACGAGTGGCATTGATCCGAGATACTGCCATGGCCTTAGGTAAAGCTTCTACCATTGCAACGAGGTATTCAGCTGTTAGACGTCAGAGTCCAATTGATCCCAA TGAACCAGAACCTCAAATTATGGATCATGTTACTCAGCAGTTAAAGCTATTTCCACAAATTGCTAAAGCCATTGCCTTCAAATTGACTGGAGATTATGTCTGGACAATGTACAACAATGTTACTGGTGAATTGGAGCAAGGCAATCTCGACAGGTTGCCAGAGATGCATGCCATCTCTTGTTGCCTAAAAGCTATTTGCAGTGCAGATGCAGCTGCTGGAGCCGAAACTTGTCGATTAGCTTGTGGTGGACATGGTTACATGGATGCCTCGAATTTCCCAACCATCTACGGAATGGCCACTGCAGTGTGTACATATGAAGGAGAAAATACAGTTATGTTGTTGCAAACTGCAAGGTATCTGGTCAAAGTCTATGAAACTGCCTTGAATGGAGGAAAACTGGTGCCGACAGTTCAGTACATCAAAGAAGCAATTGATGCTAAAGTTTTTGCCAACTTTGATGGCTCGTTGTTGTCGATTGTGAAGGCATTCCAATTTGTTGCTGCAAA CAAAGTGCGAATTGCGTATGATCGTTTAGAAAGGTCTAAATCACAAGGACATGGACCAGAAAAAGCTGCCAATTTAACTGGAATCGAATTAACTCAAGCTGCCgat cttCATGGACGTGCCTTTTTAGCCCTTTCGGCTTATACAGAGATTAAAAACATATGCAAGAATGTTTCAATGGCTCTGTCTAAAGTATTGCTGGATATTTTGGAATTATATCTTCTCGATTCTTGTCTCAATCGAATTGGAGATTTTCTTATG tTTATAGATTTAAGTGAGAAAGAAGTTGGAGATTTGGAAATCCGACGAGAAGCCTGCTTAGCTCGTATTCGTCCCAATGCGGTTGCCATAGTTGATGGCTTTGATTTCCATGACCGAATGTTAGATTCAACACTTGGCTGCTACGATGGCaatgtttatgaaaaaatgttcGAAGTTGCAAAGATGAGTCCACTGAATCGTGAACCAGTGAATAAGTCATTTGATGCTTATTTAAAGCCATTTATGAAGGCAAATTTGTAA
- the LOC129907763 gene encoding probable peroxisomal acyl-coenzyme A oxidase 1 has protein sequence MPTTLPNKINPDIAKEREAASFNIEEFACWFHEGAQKLKKQREIVEEIFTDPEFDEKTAPDYLSYQDQYDEAIKRCTLLAKKLEEMQNRRNPGGSDIYPEQLIGGVGYALMPYGAPFFLHFTMFIPTIEKQGNSEQVEKWLPLAKNCKILGTYAQTELSHGTFIRGIQTRAEYDPATEEFILNSPSKTAYKWWPGAMGHTVNYAIVVAQLYIKDKHHGIQLFLVQLRDEETHMPLPGVDVGDIGNKLGLRGINNGYVGFKNVRIPRMNMLMRFAQVDPDGTFISSPAAVLSYWTMVSVRVLIVHQSSGFLTLGSTIATRYAAVRRQGLINPKDPEHQILDHVTQQLKLFPEISKGIAFKLGANYLYEMYNQVTKEINEGKFDRLAEVHALSACLKSISTTDSSAGVETLRLACGGHGYTMASNLPNLYSLATAASTYEGENTVLLLQTARFLMKSWSMAMKGDKLPPTVAYIEDSLRLTNGFPKWNYSFECMVKALQFTAANKVCLAYNHMAERKKRGMTPEEAADSTSIELVQAADLHGRSFLATTAWQKLVDIGPHSKSLKEVLLDVLELYLVNACLRNMADILRFISLTEQDLKELQTKLEQVLHRIRPNAVAIVDGFDYHDRILNSVLGSYDGNAYERIFDAAQKSPLNKVPVQKSFHTYLKPFMKSNM, from the exons ATGCCAACTACATTGCCTAATAAAATAAATCCCGACATTGCAAAAGAACGTGAAGCTGCTAGTTTTAACATTGAAGAATTTGCTTGTTGGTTTCATGAAGGTGCCCAAAAGCTCAAAAAGCAGCGTGAAATTG TGGAAGAAATATTTACCGATCCCGAATTCGACGAAAAAACTGCTCCAGATTATTTATCTTACCAAGACCAATATGACGAAGCAATCAAACGATGTACTTTACTAGCAAAAAAACTTGAGGAAATGCAAAATAGAAGGAATCCTGGGGGAAGTGACATTTATCC TGAACAATTAATTGGAGGCGTTGGATACGCACTCATGCCTTACGGAGCACCATTTTTCCTCCATTTCACTATGTTTATTCCAACAATCGAAAAACAAGGTAATTCTGAACAAGTTGAAAAATGGTTGCCACTAgccaaaaattgtaaaattcttGGAACATATGCCCAAACTGAATTGAGTCATGGAACTTTTATCCGTGGAATACAAACACGTGCTGAATATGATCCTGCCACAGAGGAATTTATCCTCAACAGTCCTTCGAAAACAGCCTACAAATGGTGGCCAGGAGCAa TGGGTCACACGGTAAACTATGCCATTGTTGTTGCTCAACTTTATATAAAAGACAAACACCATGGAATACAACTTTTTTTGGTTCAACTTCGTGATGAGGAAACCCATATGCCTTTGCCTGGTGTTGATGTTGGAGACATTGGCAATAAACTTGGTCTTAGGGGCATTAATAATGGATATGTAGGGTTTAAAAATGTCCGTATTCCCCGGATGAATATGTTGATGAGATTCGCTCAAGTTGATCCTGATGGAACTTTTATAAGTTCCCCAGCGGCAGTTTTGTCATATTGGACTATGGTGTCTGTAAGAGTTTTGATAGTCCATCAATCAAGCGGATTTCTTACTTTAGGTTCAACTATTGCGACTCGTTATGCAGCTGTTCGTCGACAAGGTCTCATCAATCCAAA AGATCCAGAACATCAAATTTTGGACCATGTTACTCAGCAACTCAAACTTTTCCCAGAAATTTCCAAAGGCATTGCTTTCAAACTAGGAGCTAATTACTTGTATGAAATGTATAACCAAGTTACCAAAGAAATCAATGAAGGAAAATTTGATCGATTGGCTGAGGTTCATGCTCTTTCTGCATGCCTAAAATCCATTTCAACAACTGACTCGAGTGCTGGAGTTGAAACACTCCGTTTAGCCTGTGGAGGTCATGGTTACACAATGGCTTCTAACTTGCCAAACCTTTATAGTTTAGCAACAGCAGCATCAACTTATGAAGGAGAGAATACTGTGCTGCTGTTGCAAACTGCAAGGTTTTTAATGAAATCCTGGTCAATGGCAATGAAAGGAGACAAATTGCCACCAACTGTGGCTTATATTGAAGATTCTCTAAGACTGACAAATGGATTTCCTAAATGGAATTACTCATTTGAATGTATGGTTAAGGCTCTTCAGTTTACTGCAGCTAA caAAGTTTGTTTGGCATATAATCATATGGCAGAGAGAAAGAAACGAGGAATGACTCCTGAGGAAGCAGCAGATTCAACTTCAATTGAGCTTGTTCAAGCTGCTGAT CTTCATGGACGTTCATTTTTAGCGACAACAGCTTGGCAAAAACTTGTCGACATAGGTCCTCATTCCAAGTCACTTAAAGAAGTCTTATTAGATGTTCTTGAGTTATATTTAGTGAATGCATGTCTGAGAAATATGGCTGATATTCTTAGG ttcatcAGTTTAACAGAACAAGACTTAAAAgaattgcaaacaaaattagAACAAGTATTACATCGAATTCGACCAAATGCTGTAGCAATAGTGGATGGTTTTGATTATCATGATAGAATTTTGAATTCAGTTTTGGGATCTTATGATGGTAATGCTTATGAAAGGATATTTGACGCAGCACAAAAGAGTCCACTGAATAAAGTACCTGTCCAGAAATCGTTCCATACGTACTTGAAACCGTTCATGAAGTCTAATATGTAa